A single genomic interval of Mycolicibacterium sp. MU0053 harbors:
- the rfbA gene encoding glucose-1-phosphate thymidylyltransferase RfbA has product MRGIILAGGSGTRLHPITTGVSKQLLPVYDKPLIYYPLSTLIMAGIRDILVITTPTDAPAFERLLGDGSAFGVNLRYAVQPEPEGLAQAFLIGAEHIGNDTVALALGDNIFYGPGLGTSLSRFQNVIGGAIFAYWVANPSAYGVVEFGPDGTALSLEEKPETPKSQYAVPGLYFYDNDVIEIARSLRKSARGEYEITEVNQTYLNSGRLSVEVLARGTAWLDTGTFDSLLDASDFVRTIERRQGLKVSAPEEIAWRAGFIDDAQLEARARGLLKSGYGSYLLQLLERK; this is encoded by the coding sequence ATGCGCGGCATCATTCTCGCCGGCGGGTCGGGCACCCGACTGCACCCGATCACGACGGGTGTCTCCAAGCAGCTACTCCCGGTGTACGACAAGCCCCTGATCTACTACCCGCTGTCGACGCTGATCATGGCCGGCATCCGGGACATCCTGGTGATCACGACACCGACTGACGCGCCGGCTTTCGAACGCCTGCTCGGCGACGGTTCAGCCTTCGGGGTCAACCTGCGTTACGCCGTCCAACCGGAACCTGAGGGGCTGGCGCAGGCGTTCCTCATCGGCGCCGAACACATCGGCAATGACACCGTAGCGCTGGCGTTGGGCGACAACATCTTCTACGGGCCGGGCTTGGGTACCAGCCTCAGTCGTTTCCAAAACGTCATCGGTGGCGCGATTTTCGCTTATTGGGTCGCCAACCCCTCGGCGTACGGCGTGGTGGAGTTCGGTCCCGACGGGACCGCCTTGTCCCTGGAGGAGAAACCGGAGACGCCCAAATCTCAGTACGCCGTACCGGGCTTGTACTTCTACGACAACGACGTCATCGAGATCGCCCGATCACTCCGGAAATCGGCCCGCGGCGAGTACGAGATCACCGAGGTCAACCAGACCTACCTGAACAGCGGCCGACTCTCCGTCGAAGTGTTGGCCCGCGGAACGGCGTGGCTGGACACGGGCACCTTCGACTCCCTGCTCGATGCCAGCGACTTCGTCCGCACCATCGAGCGTCGGCAGGGACTGAAGGTGAGTGCGCCCGAAGAAATCGCCTGGCGCGCTGGGTTCATCGATGATGCCCAGTTGGAAGCACGAGCCCGTGGCCTGCTGAAATCCGGCTACGGGAGTTACCTGCTGCAACTCTTGGAACGGAAGTAG
- a CDS encoding hemophore-related protein, with protein sequence MIKPSLTKLAVAASGLALSLSAGAGFASADPTYGPMVDTTCSFDQAMTAVRTENPMAARYLDQSPPNVQFLRVYLGSPRDERINLLNQIKDNPGANQALPVFQQMLTSCTKY encoded by the coding sequence ATGATCAAACCGTCGTTGACCAAATTGGCCGTCGCCGCGAGCGGTCTGGCCTTGTCCCTGTCGGCTGGGGCGGGGTTCGCGTCCGCTGATCCCACCTACGGCCCGATGGTGGACACGACCTGCAGTTTCGATCAGGCGATGACGGCCGTGCGCACCGAGAACCCGATGGCAGCGCGGTATCTCGACCAATCGCCACCCAACGTGCAATTCCTGCGCGTCTACCTCGGGTCGCCGCGCGATGAGCGGATCAACCTGCTCAACCAGATCAAGGACAACCCCGGCGCCAATCAGGCGCTACCGGTGTTCCAGCAGATGTTGACCAGTTGCACCAAGTACTGA
- a CDS encoding RND family transporter has translation MTTKDSRPPFAPRFIRRFAPLVIVGWLALILVLTLSAPLLETVGEENSVSLMPQDAPSAKAMARMGQVFQESDSDSFAMIVLEGAQPLGEEARTYYSELVAELRSAPGYVANVQDLWGDRLTSSSVQSPDGMATYVQLNLVGDQGTAQGDKSVAAVRDIVHQRPPPPGIDVYVTGAAPLVSDMQHSGNRSILKITVVTAVVIFVMLLLVYRSIMTVILLLVMVGLELGAARAVVAFLGHNGVVELSTFAVNMLVFLAIAAGTDYGIFFFGRYQEMRQAGEDPETAYYSMYRGVAPVVLASGLTIAGAMLCLSFTRLPYFHTMGVPCAVGMASAVAVAVTLVPAGIAVASRFGLLEPKRTLNVHRWRGIGTAIVRWPVPIMVASLALVLVGLLALPGYQTSYNDRHYIPGDIPANAGFEAADRHFAQARLTPEILMLETDRDLRNPTDFLVLNRLAKAIFQVRGVSRVQGITRPEGTPMERTSIPFLLSLQSATQGQVNHFQKARINDMLQQADDMSTMIRTMEDMHRVMREMAATTHSMVGNMHELRDITDELRGRVALFDDFLRPIRNYFYWEPHCYNIPICWSIRSLFDAIDKVDRMNDEIALLTDEMDKMDALMPQMLAQLPEMIESMKSMRTMSLTMHSTMSGLLGQVDDAAEDASVMGRAFDAAQSDDSFFLPPEVFENPEFQRAMDFFLSPDGKSARFIISHTGDPASSEGIARTNKIMSIAQEALKGTPLVNGKIYLAGAAATAKDWHDGSTWDLWIAGIAAVCLVFLIMLIVTRSPIAALVIVGTVVLSLGASFGLSVLIWQYILGIHLHWMVLAMSVIILLAVGSDYNLMLVSRMKEELGAGLNTGIIRAMGGTGKVVTIAGLVFAFTMAAMVVSDLRIIGQIGTTICVGLLFDTLIVRAFLTPSIAALLGRWFWWPQRVRPRPASALLQPYGPRPLVRALLLGDGARGGTADDATADTGPIRRPE, from the coding sequence ATGACTACCAAGGACTCCCGCCCGCCGTTCGCACCGCGGTTCATTCGCCGGTTCGCGCCGCTGGTCATCGTGGGCTGGCTGGCCCTCATCCTCGTCCTGACCCTGTCAGCTCCCTTGCTGGAGACCGTGGGGGAAGAGAACTCCGTCTCGCTGATGCCCCAGGACGCGCCGTCGGCCAAGGCGATGGCCCGGATGGGCCAGGTGTTCCAGGAGTCCGATTCGGACAGCTTCGCGATGATCGTGCTGGAGGGGGCGCAACCGCTCGGCGAGGAGGCGCGTACCTACTACTCGGAGCTGGTCGCCGAGTTACGCTCTGCCCCAGGCTATGTCGCCAATGTCCAGGATCTATGGGGGGACCGGCTCACTTCATCGAGTGTGCAGAGCCCCGACGGCATGGCGACCTACGTTCAGCTCAATCTGGTAGGCGATCAAGGCACCGCGCAGGGTGATAAGTCGGTGGCCGCCGTCCGCGATATCGTCCATCAGCGTCCACCTCCCCCGGGAATAGACGTGTACGTGACCGGTGCGGCGCCGCTGGTTTCGGATATGCAGCACAGCGGCAACCGGTCGATTTTGAAGATCACCGTGGTCACCGCGGTGGTCATCTTCGTGATGCTGCTGCTGGTTTATCGGTCGATCATGACCGTGATCCTGCTGTTGGTGATGGTCGGCCTGGAATTGGGTGCGGCCCGGGCGGTGGTGGCGTTTCTGGGACACAACGGCGTCGTCGAGCTTTCGACATTTGCCGTCAACATGTTGGTGTTCCTTGCGATCGCGGCCGGAACCGACTACGGCATCTTCTTTTTCGGCCGTTATCAAGAAATGCGGCAGGCCGGAGAGGACCCGGAAACGGCCTATTACAGCATGTACCGCGGTGTTGCCCCGGTGGTGTTGGCGTCTGGTTTGACGATCGCGGGGGCGATGCTCTGCCTGAGCTTCACCCGACTGCCGTACTTCCACACGATGGGCGTTCCCTGCGCGGTCGGCATGGCCTCCGCGGTGGCCGTCGCGGTGACATTGGTGCCGGCCGGTATCGCGGTGGCCAGCAGATTCGGGTTGTTGGAACCCAAGCGCACGTTGAACGTCCACCGGTGGCGGGGAATAGGTACGGCGATCGTCCGTTGGCCGGTTCCCATCATGGTCGCCTCCCTGGCGCTCGTGCTGGTCGGCCTTCTCGCGCTACCGGGGTACCAAACCAGCTACAACGACCGGCATTACATCCCCGGCGACATCCCGGCGAACGCGGGCTTCGAGGCCGCCGACCGGCATTTCGCGCAGGCCCGGTTGACCCCCGAGATTCTCATGCTGGAAACCGACCGCGACCTCCGCAACCCCACCGATTTCCTGGTGTTGAACAGGTTGGCCAAGGCGATCTTCCAGGTGCGCGGCGTCTCTCGCGTGCAGGGGATCACGCGTCCCGAGGGCACCCCGATGGAACGGACATCGATACCGTTCCTGCTCAGCCTGCAGTCGGCCACCCAGGGGCAGGTCAACCACTTCCAGAAGGCCCGCATCAACGACATGTTGCAGCAGGCCGACGACATGTCGACCATGATCCGGACCATGGAGGACATGCACCGGGTGATGCGGGAAATGGCCGCCACCACCCACAGCATGGTCGGCAACATGCATGAATTACGGGACATCACAGACGAATTGAGAGGCCGAGTCGCCCTCTTCGACGACTTCCTACGGCCCATCCGCAACTATTTCTACTGGGAACCGCACTGCTACAACATCCCCATCTGTTGGTCGATTCGTTCGCTGTTCGACGCCATCGACAAAGTCGATCGGATGAACGACGAGATCGCGTTGCTCACCGACGAGATGGACAAGATGGACGCGCTCATGCCGCAGATGCTGGCGCAGTTGCCGGAAATGATCGAGAGCATGAAGTCGATGCGGACGATGTCGCTCACCATGCACAGCACCATGTCCGGCCTGCTCGGCCAGGTGGACGATGCGGCCGAGGACGCCAGTGTCATGGGACGCGCGTTCGACGCGGCCCAGAGCGACGACTCGTTCTTCCTGCCTCCCGAGGTGTTCGAGAACCCAGAATTCCAGCGCGCGATGGACTTCTTCCTGTCGCCGGACGGAAAGTCCGCGCGGTTCATCATTTCTCATACCGGGGACCCCGCCTCGTCGGAGGGCATCGCTCGGACCAACAAGATCATGTCGATTGCGCAGGAGGCCCTCAAGGGGACGCCACTGGTAAACGGCAAGATCTATCTCGCCGGCGCTGCGGCGACGGCGAAGGACTGGCACGACGGCTCCACCTGGGACCTGTGGATCGCGGGGATAGCCGCGGTCTGTTTGGTTTTCCTGATCATGCTGATCGTCACCCGAAGTCCGATCGCGGCACTCGTGATCGTCGGCACGGTCGTCTTGTCGCTGGGTGCATCGTTTGGCTTGTCCGTGCTGATCTGGCAGTACATCCTGGGCATCCACCTGCACTGGATGGTTTTGGCAATGTCGGTGATCATCCTGTTGGCGGTCGGGTCTGACTACAACCTGATGTTGGTGTCCCGCATGAAGGAAGAGCTGGGTGCGGGCCTGAACACCGGCATCATCCGGGCGATGGGGGGCACCGGAAAGGTCGTGACGATCGCGGGCCTGGTGTTTGCGTTCACAATGGCGGCCATGGTCGTCAGCGACCTGCGGATCATCGGCCAGATCGGCACCACCATTTGCGTTGGACTGCTTTTCGACACCCTGATCGTGCGGGCGTTCTTGACGCCGTCGATCGCGGCGTTGCTCGGACGGTGGTTCTGGTGGCCACAACGGGTACGTCCCCGCCCCGCGAGTGCGCTACTGCAGCCCTATGGACCGCGTCCGTTGGTGCGCGCGCTGCTGCTGGGGGATGGCGCACGGGGCGGCACTGCCGACGACGCCACCGCCGATACCGGGCCGATCCGACGGCCCGAATAG